The Populus nigra chromosome 4, ddPopNigr1.1, whole genome shotgun sequence genome contains the following window.
CACGCGccatttaattttggtttttttattctaatttgaagttgattccttttattattattattattattattattattattattattattattattattaccatgcTAATACTCCCTCAATCctataataatgattttaacacaaatatttaggaataattaattaagggtgttttttttaaaaaaaaaatccgttTTTATTCCTAACTATATCtacatatatagttaaatatttattttgaataaacttggaaaataagaaatgataatAAAGGAAATATAGGGAGAGAATAACTATATCtacatatatagttaaatatttATTCCTAACTATATTtaggaatatttattttgaagagaTGTTTTCGCCAACTGTTCGATCCACTAGATAAATGTCAACGTAAGATAGTCACCTATGTGGTCTCTAGGATCCCTTCTTCCTCTCGAGCCTGGATGATTGCCATGGTTTGGTCAAGGATGTGTTTCTTGGGTTAAGCAGGAGCTTGATCTAGTGCATAATCAGTTCTTAGAAGAGTTCCGTAGAGTTTGTCATCTAATGAAGAGATGGGGTTCGCCaactgttttcttcttcttcttcttggtcCTACTGCTTGGAGCTTTCTTTCACTGGGTTGATCATGTAAGTCGAACCCTagatagctatatatatatttctgttTCCATTTGAACACTTCCctgataaattcaatttttattttttcagactATTATTACAAGTATCAAAGGACATAAGAAATCCCCCAGCATAATTGAGCTCCCGCTCAAACGCTCCCTCGATGGAAGCACGGAGCAATCACGCGTGTCCAATTATCCAGTGATATTCAGGCCCAACAACTTATCATCCACAGCATGCCCCGAGTACTTTCGGTGGATACACGAGGATCTACGGATCTGGAAGAGCACGGGAATCTCAAGGGCCATGGTGGAAAGAGCTAAAGATTATGCACATTTTAGATTGGTGATTCTCAAGGGAAAGATCTATGTGGAGAAATATAAGAAGTCATTTCATACAAGAGATGTGTTTACAATATGGGGTATCTTGCAACTGCTAAGGTTGTATCCTGGAAAGGTGCCAGACCTGGAACTTATGTTCTGGTGTGAAGACAGGCCTGTGATCCTGAAGAAAGATTACCAAGGAACAAATGCCACTTCGTCACCATCCATATTTCAATATTGTGGGCGTGAGGATGCTTTGGGCATTGTCTTTCCTGACTGGACCTTTTGGGGTTGGTAATGCCTCGGAACCTTTTGCATTCTTCTAGCTTGAAGGTCAAATTTCCCTTTTGAATGGATCCAAGACAATATTAGTCATTTCATCTCAAGCTCCTTGTTactaacacacacacacttcaTTTCATTTTTGGTCAGGGCTGAGACCAATGTAAGCCCATGGAAAACCCTGTCCAAGGACTTAAAAGAAGCCAACAAAAGGACCAAGTGGATGGATAGGGTACCCTATGCTTATTGGAGAGGGAACCCAAACGTGGCTGCATCTAGGAGACAACTCATGTGGTGCAATGGTTCTGACAAATATGACTGGAATGCTCGTCTCTACAAACAGGCAAGCTACATAGTTTAAGATTATATGAAGACTTGTTGAGGTAATTATAGTCACTGTAATAACTTCATTATCCGTGTTCAGGATTGGCGTACAGAGAGTGAGCAAGGATATGAACATTCAAGATTGGAAGACCAATGCACACACAGGTATAGGCCCGTTAGTGCCagaaacataaattaaacactcgttttttattcttagtgaaagaaaatttaatctTTGCATGCGTGTAGGTACAAGATTTATATAGAAGGAAGAGGATGGTCAGTGAGTGACAAGTATATATTAGCATGCGATTCCATGACTTTGTTCGTAAAGCCCGAGTACTATGATTTCTTCAGTAGAAGCATGGTACCGTTGCAGCACTACTGGCCCGTTAGTGCCAGAAACAAGTGCAGAGATATTAAGTTTGCTGTCGAATGGGGCAACAACCATACTGATAAGGTAGTAAAAATGTGCCTgatgttcatttttttctcttttcactggTTTTTAGTTACCAGTGAAGTTTAATGCAAACGCACTTCTTGTTGCTCATAAATTTTGTAGGCACAGGCTATCGGGAAGGCAGGGAGCAAGTTTAttcaagaaaatctaaaaatggAATATGTGTATGATTACATGTTTCATTTATTAACAAATTATGCGAAGCTCTTAAAATTCAAACCGAGAATTCCTGAAGGGGCAGTTGAGGTGTATTCAGAGACTGTGGCACGCCCTCATAGAGGTTTATGGAAGAAATTCATGGCAGAGACTCTGGTGAACTTTCCTAGCGATACACTCCCATGTACAATGCCGCCTCCTTACGAGTCTCGTACACTTGAAGCTTTTATTGAGAGCAAGGAGACTGTTACAAGGCAAGTGGAGAGGTGGGAGaaagaaaattggaaaaaaaattaattaagaagcaGCAGGTTCTTCATCTCTGATACGGGCATAGCATTTACATTTTGAATGGATGGTGTCACTGAACAACGAAACATTTTGAAGAACAGAGCTCCAAAAACAGTATCTGGCATCCTGCCCAAAGCTGTGTTTCAATCCAATAAGAAGCCCTATAAGTTTTGGGTTACACATGGGATTAGGCCTTCCTACTCTAAAATCTCTTCTTTCATGTCCTCTGTTTGAATCCAAAAATCCAAGTCCCCAAGGGATGCTTCATATTTCTTGTTAGACTAAGCctgattattaaattatttttttatatttttaaatcattttaatatatttttaagtaaaatagaGAGTTGACAGAATCTTCCATGTCTGACTTCCAAGCTTTTTTACAGTAACCTGTTGGATTTCTCATCAATCTGAAGCTCTATTTACAGACGATTGACACTTGATGATCTGTTCAAATACTATTTCACTCTTCACCAATAGTACTATTAATGAGTTTGACACGTTTTACCCTTTCAATTACGTTTCCTCGTCCTAGGGCTGGATTGGTTTCATTGGGGCCGGTAAGTGGGGCTTTAGctcattattaataaaaattagagtagttgttttttagagtattttttatttataaatatattaaaaaaaaatttaatttatttttaatatagtacattaaaataattttaaaattaaaaaaaataatttaaaataaaaaaatcaaaacattttaaaaataattttagaccCCAATATCTAATTTAACTTCGTAATACAATCTCAGCAGTAATACCTCCTATGCTATTATATTACAACAACTATAGTCCATGAATAacacaattttttaataatgaaaggCCAGATACGTAGCATAGTCTTAAAACTTCATCTGACATGATAGATTGATCTAGAACTCggttaatctaaaaataaaatcaggttaggtttaagaaaaaataaaaaaagctaaaaatttGGATGACCCAGTAAGACCCGGTTAAAAATTCGGTTacaatttattgattatttatttttttaactaaaataacaTCCTACaaagttatttaaatataaaaaaatattttaattaataaaatcaagactcctaatctaaatagaaataaattcaaaaaatataggaaaaataaagaaagttctTCTAAAGTAGCTAACAGCACGCTAATGCTTAAATGTCTTTATATAATTAGGTAAtagaattatttgataaaattttagttcaattcaataaaaaaaagtatgttaAGGTTTCAAATGTTTAATTGACATGtcattatttccttttttactCGACTTAAGACAAATTCAAGTAGCGTTCTATACAACTGTCGCTTGCATTTTctaaagtttaaaataatttttttgggttttatcaTTAGGATATCTTTGAGCTatgaaattctttaatttttaatcaactttagataaaataaattttaggaaTCGAGaagtgaaatataatttatatagtgaattataattttagaattagaaaaattaaatagagactcgaatgaataaatttataaaattatcctcaaatattatatgtaatattatttaagaggtaaattgatattttaatatttttagaattttcaagtttatatataaatagaatgttatgcctcttattttatatacaaaacataGTACATAACAtctgaaaaacataaaagaaaagagttagcACTCAAAAGCATAACAGtctctttcttttaaaagaatttaggAGATTTTTCACTGATGGTTTATAGAATCACTATGAAGATTTGCAGTAGCTACCCAGGTTTTCACCATTTAATTCTATTCGATAGCGAATTAGTTCAGATATGTCCATAATTATCCAATTAAAATGGCATACTAGGGGTATATGTTTCTATATAATCATTATATATGATATATCATTAATGCtatgaaataaaacttaattcaaataaaaaaaatccttcgttaatatattaaatacatgTTGAGAACATGATTtgttatctttcaattttatatacaTAAAACCAGAGTCTTATTCATGGATGATTTATTGAGCTACTTAATGTTACCATTAATTGATTATGTTTAATGCTATAAAATTGAGTCCTACTTAACTAACTTATATAATTTAGATGAGTTACTTATGACTATATAAGATTAGAAGCAGTAGTTAGA
Protein-coding sequences here:
- the LOC133691623 gene encoding uncharacterized protein LOC133691623; amino-acid sequence: MKRWGSPTVFFFFFLVLLLGAFFHWVDHTIITSIKGHKKSPSIIELPLKRSLDGSTEQSRVSNYPVIFRPNNLSSTACPEYFRWIHEDLRIWKSTGISRAMVERAKDYAHFRLVILKGKIYVEKYKKSFHTRDVFTIWGILQLLRLYPGKVPDLELMFWCEDRPVILKKDYQGTNATSSPSIFQYCGREDALGIVFPDWTFWGWAETNVSPWKTLSKDLKEANKRTKWMDRVPYAYWRGNPNVAASRRQLMWCNGSDKYDWNARLYKQDWRTESEQGYEHSRLEDQCTHRYKIYIEGRGWSVSDKYILACDSMTLFVKPEYYDFFSRSMVPLQHYWPVSARNKCRDIKFAVEWGNNHTDKAQAIGKAGSKFIQENLKMEYVYDYMFHLLTNYAKLLKFKPRIPEGAVEVYSETVARPHRGLWKKFMAETLVNFPSDTLPCTMPPPYESRTLEAFIESKETVTRQVERWEKENWKKN